In Zalophus californianus isolate mZalCal1 chromosome 4, mZalCal1.pri.v2, whole genome shotgun sequence, the following proteins share a genomic window:
- the LOC113927567 gene encoding 60S ribosomal protein L4-like gives MACACPLISVYSEKGESSGKNVTLPAVFKAPIRPDIVNFVHTNLRINNRQPYAVSELAGHQTSAESWGTGRAVARMPRVRGRGTHRSGQGAFGNMCRGGRMFAPTKTWRRWHHRVNTTRKRYAICSALAASALPALVMSKGHRIEEVPELPLVVEDKVEGYKKTKEAVVLLKKLKAWNDIKKVYASQRMRAGKGKMRNRRRIQCRGPCIIYSEDNSIIKAFRNIPGITLLNVSKLNILKLAPGGHVGRFCIWTESVFHKLDDLYGTWRKAASLKSNYNLPMHKMLNTDLSRILKSPEIQRALRAPRKKIHRRVLKKNPLKNLRIMLKLNPYAKTMRRNTILRQAKNHKLRMDKAAAALEAKSDEKGVPGKKPVVGKKGKKAVGVKKQKKPVVGKKAAATKKPAADKKPAEKKPTAEKPTA, from the coding sequence ATGGCGTGTGCTTGTCCATTGATATCTGTGTACTCCGAAAAGGGGGAATCATCTGGCAAAAATGTTACTTTGCCTGCTGTGTTCAAGGCTCCCATTCGACCTGATATCGTGAACTTTGTTCACACCAACTTGCGCATAAACAACAGACAGCCGTATGCTGTCAGTGAATTGGCAGGTCATCAAACCAGTGCTGAGTCTTGGGGTACTGGCAGAGCTGTGGCTCGAATGCCCAGAGTTCGAGGCAGAGGGACTCACCGTTCTGGCCAGGGTGCTTTTGGAAATATGTGTCGTGGGGGCCGCATGTTTGCACCAACCAAAACGTGGCGCCGTTGGCATCACAGAGTAAACACAACACGGAAGCGATATGCCATCTGCTCTGCCCTGGCTGCCTCAGCCTTACCAGCACTGGTCATGTCTAAAGGTCATCGTATTGAGGAAGTTCCTGAACTTCCTTTGGTGGTTGAAGATAAAGTTGAAGGCTACAAGAAGACCAAGGAGGCTGTTGTGCTTCTTAAGAAACTTAAAGCCTGGAATGATATCAAAAAGGTCTATGCCTCTCAGCGAATGAGAGCTGGCAAGGGCAAAATGAGAAACCGCCGTCGTATCCAGTGCAGGGGACCCTGCATCATCTACAGTGAAGACAACAGTATCATCAAGGCCTTCAGAAACATCCCTGGAATTACTTTACTTAATGTAAGCAAACTGAACATTTTGAAACTTGCTCCTGGTGGGCATGTGGGACGTTTCTGCATTTGGACTGAAAGTGTTTTCCACAAGTTAGACGATCTGTATGGCACTTGGCGTAAGGCTGCCTCCCTCAAGAGTAACTACAACCTTCCCATGCATAAGATGCTTAATACAGACCTTAGCAGAATCTTGAAAAGTCCAGAGATCCAAAGAGCCCTCCGAGCACCACGCAAGAAGATTCATCGCAGAGTCCTGAAGAAGAATCCACTGAAGAACCTGAGAATCATGTTGAAGCTAAACCCATATGCAAAGACCATGCGCCGGAATACCATTCTTCGCCAGGCCAAGAATCACAAACTCCGAATGGATAAGGCAGCAGCAGCCTTAGAAGCCAAATCAGATGAGAAGGGGGTTCCAGGCAAGAAGCCTGTggttgggaagaaaggaaagaaggctgTTGGtgtgaagaagcagaagaaacctGTGGTGGGGAAAAAGGCTGCAGCTACCAAGAAACCAGCAGCTGACAAGAAGCCTGCAGAAAAGAAACCCACTGCAGAGAAGCCTACTGCCTAA